The DNA sequence CTCAACAATCGCAACTCCAGGATTATGGCGTTGGGCTTCTTACACTCCCAAGTCTAGAGAAGCAAGCAAGGACGACTCACCGCTGCAGTACTAAAGTGTAAGCGCTGATATACCTGGATACTTGGTGTCGATCGCAAGCTGCGAGTCACGTTTGAGCGTTGATATGTACGAATGACATCGCTCAccgcttgctgcttcttAGATGGACAGGCATGGGATTTGAGGAGCTGGTTGCTTGGTGACGCATGGTCCCAGTGTTCGAAGTGACAGTCAGCAGGGCTCATGGTAGCGCTGGAGATAGTACGGCGATTTCACATGCTACTATGAGCAATATAAACGACGACTGCGTTTCTTATCGGTATAAGCATTATTCGATACTATCTCGTAGCTCGTCGCGCCGGAGCACCAAGCGGGCTGGCTGGATAGGGTGATTATTGAGCTTGTTTAGTCGTCTTGGTGGATTGACGACCCTACCTAGTCTGCAGAGCAACCATGCGCTTGCTGGGTTAACCTTGGGAACCAAACCACCATGGTGCTCTGCCGTGCAACGTTTCGTGGAGTTCTTGGAGAGCGGACGAACAGGTGGCTCTCAGTGTTTACTTTTGCCGTCCCGCCGCTGCAGTCTGCCTGGCTGCGTGAGATGAAGGTTGTTGGAGGAGGGGCCATGTCGGTCGGAGAGATACGTAGACTCGTATTACCAGCCATCGACATGGCAGTTGCTCGTGGCCGATCCCCTGTCTAGTCATTCCGTCTATGTGCCCGCGATCACCGTTTATCCCATTTGATGCTTCATGGCCGATGTTTGTCCTCAAACTTCGGTCGAATTGGCAGATCTAAGACGGCATTGCAGCGCGCTACCTTCCTCGCCATAGTCATGCAGACAATGGCACATGTCAATCTCGATGACTCTGCTGTTGGTGGCCACACCTCGGTCGCAGCTGCAGCTGTTGACTGTTCACTATGCCTTGGGCCAGTCGTTCGTGCAGTCTGTTTTGAGGTCGCCCCGATAAGAGGCCCTTGTCATGTCCAGTCCCGACCATATGGTTACGAGACGACGAATTTCGTCAACGGGCTGCTTCTCGGTAGCCAAACCGCGTCGTACGTCCGACCTCCATCAGCCAACGGGCTGCTTGGTGCGCACACCATCCTTCGACGGGGATCCCGCTAAGGTACCGCACTACAGGACCGACAACGTGCTCCACCGAATGGTATATGGATGCGCTACCATAGACCATGAGTCGTGCGCAGTCAGGGCAATATACCCGGGATTTTTTATATTGCAACAGTGTCTTCGGAAGGTCTTCTGGAAGATTAGGCAACGGGCACAGCCAGTCAGCGCTCGAGCAGCGGCCTCGGTACGCAGGCCCTGCTGATCAAGGGATCCATGATTGATGATGTGCCCGGGGTCGCAGAGGGCTCATGGTTGAGCTTTGGCACAACGGCGAAAGCGTGCTAATCTTGAGACAACCCGCATATCAGGCTGATGTTACGAGGTCATGGCCAGGGATTCATGGCGCTGCAGGGTCACTATAACCGACCGGTTCACTGCAGGAAATCCCAACGCAATCTTTCGAGGCGTGCTCCACAACCGCGCAGAGTGCCTTATCGCGGGTTGCACGACGCCGGCACGTCTTCGATAGACAGCTGCCAACCAAGCCATCGGACACCGTCTTATGACTGTTGCTCCAATTTCGCATCTTGGGTATGCATGTTCCGGACCGCCAAAGCTGCTGGTCTGGTAAAACGAAACTAAAATGCTTAAGTCAGTAGCCGCTAGCACTTCGGGCGAATTGCAGGAGTTCCCGCTTGCGTATCCACAACCAGATCTAACCTCATGTACACAGTCAGAGTAACGGAATGAAGAAAAGACTACGTGAACCCTCCCATACCGGGCCGCCTAGTCGCCCATCCCTATCCATGTTCCGTCCCGCCAGATTGAACCGCCCAGCAAATGACGTGGAATCTCTGAGTCTACTCATGCGATGCCATTATCTCGCCGATGCACGAAACATGAGGCAAGCCCAGCGTGTGCCAGGCCACCGTTGATCCAAATGGGCCTTCTCAACAACTATATCAGCCTCCACGCTCCCGTGGGGTACTTTCTCTAGCTATCTCTCACTCACCTCTTCCCGTATCATTGCCACCATCCCCCATACTTTTGAATCTTTCTCGTAATGGCTCCTTCAGCTCTCACCGATATTTATCCAATCCCAGCAAGGCACTACTCCAAGTCGTCGACTGTGGTAGCTTCCGTCTTGCATGGGCCAAGGGATTTGCGGCTCGTATGCCTTCCTCTTCTGTAAACATCCCACGCCTGCCCACTGTTCGTGGGGGTGGATGTGTACAATTTCGCGTCTAAAACACTATGCTAACTGCTCAAAACAGGAAACTCGTACAATCTCGGACCCTGCCGCCAATGAACTTCAGATCGCTATCAAGGCTACTGGACTGTGCGGGAGCGATTGCTCGTACTACAACAAGTTTTGCAACGGTGACCTACGAGCCTGCGAGCCTTTGTCACTAGGCCACGAGTCTGCTGGGGTCGTCGTTGCTATCGGCCAGAACGTTACTGGCTACCAGATTGGCGACCGGGTTGCACTCGAGGTCGGCGTCCCATGCGACAACTGCAGATCATGCCAACGGGGCCGCTACAACCTGTGCCCCAAGATGAGGTTCCGAAGTAGCGCTAAGTCTGTGCCTCACTTCCAGGGGACCCTTCAGGAGCGTATCAATCACCCCGCAAAGTGGTGCCACAAGTATGTCGTGCATGATCGACGGAGCCTGGAAGTCTAGCTGACAACCTTATCCAGACTCCCGGCGCACATCTCCATGGAATCGGCTGCGCTTCTAGAGCCTCTCTCTGTTGCGATCCATGCAACAAGAAGGGCTGAGATCGAGCAGGGAGATACCGTCATTGTCTTTGGTGCAGGCACCGTTGGTCTTTTGACTGCTGCCATGGCCAAAGTCTCTGGAGCCACAACCGTTGTAATCGCCGATATCGACCATGGGCGGATAAATTATGCTCTGGCAAATGGCTTTGCCAACAAGGGCTACATTGTGGCGCCGCAGCATCACACGAAGGAGACTGCCGAGAAATTCGCAGCTGCAAAGGAGTTGGCCACAGACGTTATGCAGATTGCTTCGCTGAACGAAATCGACTTCGAGGGTGCGGATGTCACCTTTGACTGCACTGGCAAAGAGATTTGTATGCAAGCTGGTCTTTACGTAAGCATTTCCATGACTGTAAGCAAACCCGGTACTGATTTGCTGCAGACAACAAGACCAGGTGGTAAACTCATCATGGTTGGAATGGGTACTCCGATCCAGACACTTCCCATGTCAGCATCCCACTTGAAGGAAGTCGACATCATCGGCATCTTCCGTTATGCCAACACATACCCCGTTGGTATCAAGCTCATCTCTGCTGGCGTACTTCCCAGCCTCGATGCCATGATCACCCACAGGTACCACGGATTGGCATCGACAAAAGAAGCGTTCGAGCTTGCCGGAAAGACCATGGACGCAGACGGCAACCTTGTCCTCAAGGTCCTAGTTGAGATGTGAGCTTGTAATATTGTATGACTTGATAGAAATTATTTAGACAAGGCCGATTGGAACACGATCGGTCGAGGCCAGGCGTTTTGAGCGTGGCTTTTGGGGGTCTGTTTCAAGACTGAGATACCATTCGCTATTTGGGCTGGATTTGGAGTTATTTGGTCATGCAAGGGTTCTCGGATTTGTACCTAGCTTTGAAGTAATGACACGACGATGGTTACATTTGACAGTACATTGGATAGCGACGTGAATGCATAGCGGATACGGCCTGAAGAACGTCAATTGAGGGTGTCGTGGAGTCGACCTACATTGATCAGAGAATGGTCG is a window from the Pyrenophora tritici-repentis strain M4 chromosome 7, whole genome shotgun sequence genome containing:
- a CDS encoding Tdh, Threonine dehydrogenase and related Zn-dependent dehydrogenase, coding for MPSSSVNIPRLPTETRTISDPAANELQIAIKATGLCGSDCSYYNKFCNGDLRACEPLSLGHESAGVVVAIGQNVTGYQIGDRVALEVGVPCDNCRSCQRGRYNLCPKMRFRSSAKSVPHFQGTLQERINHPAKWCHKLPAHISMESAALLEPLSVAIHATRRAEIEQGDTVIVFGAGTVGLLTAAMAKVSGATTVVIADIDHGRINYALANGFANKGYIVAPQHHTKETAEKFAAAKELATDVMQIASLNEIDFEGADVTFDCTGKEICMQAGLYTTRPGGKLIMVGMGTPIQTLPMSASHLKEVDIIGIFRYANTYPVGIKLISAGVLPSLDAMITHRYHGLASTKEAFELAGKTMDADGNLVLKVLVEM